The Atribacterota bacterium genomic sequence AGCGGGTATAATTGTAAGGATTGTCTTCAATTCCTCTTTCTATAATATTCATCTGATAATATAAAGCAGCTCGCTGGCTGGCAATTCCGGCAGCAAATAACTCTTTTGATTCCCTGATTTTTTTAATACTACCAGCAGTATCATAAACAGGAATTATCTGGCAATCGGGAAAATTTTTAATCAGGTATCTTTCACATTGAGCTAAAGCTTGTGGATGAGAATATATTTTCTTTATTTCTTCTGTTTTAGTATTATAATGAGAAATCAAACAATGTTCAATTTTTAATATAATTTCACCAACTGCAAATAATTCTTCACTTAATAATAAATCATGCACATTGGTAATTCCACCGGTTTGGGAATTTTCAATAGGCAGGATTGCAAAATCAGCTTTCCCTTCTTTCACCATCCGGGCAACTTCATCAAAGCTATTACAGGATAATACCTCAATAGAAGAGCCAAAATAGTGTAATGCAGCCATCTCACTAAATGAACCGATTTCTCCCTGCAATGCAACTACGCAATCTTTTTTATAGTGATAATCATTCTTTTCTTCTCTATTTTCCATAATATTGACCTCGCACATTTAGCTATTTTTGACAAATTATTTTAAAAAGTTAATCACTTTACGCTTTATCCTGAATACTTATAATTAATATTTTCTACATTTTCTCTTTAAAATAGTGCGCTTTCTTAAAATCTTCTTCCAGGCCATAGGGATTTGTAGCAATCTTTCCCTTTGCCCTCTCCAGCATTTCCTTTAAATTGTCTATAAAACTGACAACCCATTTGTTATTTGTTTGATAAACATCACCCCACATGGAAAAGGGGCTACCAGCTACTCTGGTCAATTCATTGAATGCATTTCCACCTATTTTATAACATTTCTCATCATAACCATCCTGTACCAGTTGTCCAAACATATCGGTCATAATTACAGATATCAACTGGGGAACATGGCTTACAAGGGCAATAATTCTATCATGTTCAACAGAATTTAGCTTTATTTCAAAACAACCGATTTTTTTAAGAAAGTTAGACATTTTTGAGGTAGCCATTTCGCTGTTATTCTCTCTGGAAACAGTAATATAAGGTTTTCCAATAAATAAATCAGCCTTTGCGTATTCTATACCCCCTTTTTCTAAACCTGCCATGGGATGCCCACCTATAAAATCATGCTTATCTGAAAATATATTATTTGCCGTCTCTACAATCTCTGTTTTTGTACTTCCGGTATCCGTTACCAGGCAATTCTTAGATAGATAAGGATTTATTTCTTTTATGAGTCTTATTATTTCGCAAACCGGAGTGGCAAGAATAACTATATCTGCATTCTTTAAGCCCTCCTCTATGTTTTCGCACCCCCTGTCAATAGCACCAACTTCCATCGCTTTTCCTAAGACATCTTTTTTATCAATTCCAAATATTTGACCTGAAAATTGGCTTTTTTTTAATGCCAGACCAAGGGAACCACCTATTAATCCACAACCAATTACAGTAACCTTTCTAAATTCACTAAAGTCACTATCATCCTTGTTCATTCTTCACAGCCACCTTTCATGTTTTCTTACTCTCTTATTTGATGCTTTTGTTTTATCAAAAAATTAAGCCCTTCCAGTGCGAGCAAATATCCCTGAGCCCCTAATCCTGCAATTTGCCCTGCACAAACCTCTGCAGTTATCGATTTAGCACGGAAACCTTCCCTGGAATAAATATTTGATAAATGAACCTCAACAACCGGGACAGAACAGTCATCCAAGGCATCTCTGATAGCAAAACTGTAATGAGTGAAAGCACCCGGATTAATAATTATGCCATTTGCTGAATCGGAATACTGCTGGATAAAATCAATGATTTCCCCTTCATGATTTGATTGCATAATCTTCAGGCTTACATTTAGTGTTATCGCTCTTTTTTCAAGCATTTTGTTTATTTCTGTAAGAGTAATCGCTCCATAATATTTTTTATCTCTAATCCCGAGGCGGTTTAGATTAGGACCGTGAATAACAGTAATATTCATTTTTTACTCCCTCCTGTATTTTGCAGAGAATCAAAAGCATAATCTACATCTTTTTTAACTATTGATTGCTGCAATTTTACTTTTCCTACTTTTTCAGGTAAAACAAAGCGAATATTGCCATTTTTGTTTTTCTTATCCAGAAGAATTGCATTCCAGCATTCCAATGGTTTAATCTTAGTTAAATCTATGTTTTCCAAAATTTTTAATTTCCTGAAAATATTTTCAATCCTTTGCTTTTCTTCCGGTTCACATAATCTCTTATAAGTGGCAATTCTAGTCTCCAGGATGGTACCCAGTGCAACTGCTTCTCCATGAGTAATCCAATCATAACCCCCGGTAACTTCCAGCGCATGACCTATGCTATGACCCAGATTCAAAAAATATCTTCGATGGTTTTCCCATGGATCCTCTAAAATAATATTGACTTTTAACCGGGCTGCCTGGTTTACCAGATTTTCCAGTGCATTCTTATCTTTAAATAATAATTGTTCTATATTATCATCAATCCAGCTAAAAAATGAAGGAGAGCTGATAATGGCAATTTTAATGGCTTCTACAATTCCATTTTTTAAATGTGCTATCGGTAAACTGGCCAAAACATCAGTATCAGCAATACAGGCAATAGGTTGATAAAAACTTCCTATTATATTTTTTGCTTTTGGGTGGTCAATGGCAGTTTTTCCACCAATACTACTATCAATTTGGGCTAAAAGTGTTGTCGGGATATGGATTAAAGGAATGCCTCTCATAAAAGTAGCGGCCACAAATCCTGCTAAATCACCAATAACTCCACCTCCCAGGGCAACAAGCGAAGTAGAACGGTCTGTCTTAAACTGCAATAGATGATCATAAATATTCCCTGCCATCAATAGTGATTTGCTTTTTTCACCATCAGGAATCTCGATTATATGAGTTAGAATCCCATTCTCGGAAAACAAATCTGCTATTTTATTGCCATAAAGCTCTCTTACTAACGGATTAGTAATGATTACTGCCTTTTTTCCAGGCAATATGGGAGTAAGATATTTATTAATATCTGCCAATACATCTTTTCCAATAAACATATTACAGATATATTCTTTTTTATATTTCAGTAATATTGTTTTCATTATTTTTTCTCCAGTATATTTGGATTATCTTTTCTACTACCTGGTTAACAGTTAGATAAGAAGTATCAATACAGTATTCAAAACGGCAGTATTTTGCTTTTCTTTTATTCAACAAATCTATAATTTTTGCTAATTTGTTTTTTCCTGATAATAATGGACGTAAATTCTCTTTTTGCAATCTACTAAATATGACTTGTGGGCTTGCCTGAAGAAGGATA encodes the following:
- the pheA gene encoding prephenate dehydratase codes for the protein MENREEKNDYHYKKDCVVALQGEIGSFSEMAALHYFGSSIEVLSCNSFDEVARMVKEGKADFAILPIENSQTGGITNVHDLLLSEELFAVGEIILKIEHCLISHYNTKTEEIKKIYSHPQALAQCERYLIKNFPDCQIIPVYDTAGSIKKIRESKELFAAGIASQRAALYYQMNIIERGIEDNPYNYTRFLVLFQRILPGESNNKTSIIFAVVSVPGAIYKCLKEFAIRNINLTRLESRPSRMKPWEYIFYLDFEKGLQEQIVQEALESLKNSTTFIKIIGSYKSYSNESKCK
- a CDS encoding prephenate dehydrogenase/arogenate dehydrogenase family protein → MNKDDSDFSEFRKVTVIGCGLIGGSLGLALKKSQFSGQIFGIDKKDVLGKAMEVGAIDRGCENIEEGLKNADIVILATPVCEIIRLIKEINPYLSKNCLVTDTGSTKTEIVETANNIFSDKHDFIGGHPMAGLEKGGIEYAKADLFIGKPYITVSRENNSEMATSKMSNFLKKIGCFEIKLNSVEHDRIIALVSHVPQLISVIMTDMFGQLVQDGYDEKCYKIGGNAFNELTRVAGSPFSMWGDVYQTNNKWVVSFIDNLKEMLERAKGKIATNPYGLEEDFKKAHYFKEKM
- the aroQ gene encoding type II 3-dehydroquinate dehydratase, producing the protein MNITVIHGPNLNRLGIRDKKYYGAITLTEINKMLEKRAITLNVSLKIMQSNHEGEIIDFIQQYSDSANGIIINPGAFTHYSFAIRDALDDCSVPVVEVHLSNIYSREGFRAKSITAEVCAGQIAGLGAQGYLLALEGLNFLIKQKHQIRE
- the aroB gene encoding 3-dehydroquinate synthase encodes the protein MKTILLKYKKEYICNMFIGKDVLADINKYLTPILPGKKAVIITNPLVRELYGNKIADLFSENGILTHIIEIPDGEKSKSLLMAGNIYDHLLQFKTDRSTSLVALGGGVIGDLAGFVAATFMRGIPLIHIPTTLLAQIDSSIGGKTAIDHPKAKNIIGSFYQPIACIADTDVLASLPIAHLKNGIVEAIKIAIISSPSFFSWIDDNIEQLLFKDKNALENLVNQAARLKVNIILEDPWENHRRYFLNLGHSIGHALEVTGGYDWITHGEAVALGTILETRIATYKRLCEPEEKQRIENIFRKLKILENIDLTKIKPLECWNAILLDKKNKNGNIRFVLPEKVGKVKLQQSIVKKDVDYAFDSLQNTGGSKK